The following nucleotide sequence is from Flavobacterium sp. N1736.
CTGCAAATACTAAAATTATAATAAAATATGTTTTCATAAGTATATTTATTAAACTCCAAACTGACTCAAATGATGGTCCAGATGTTTTGCAAACATATTATTCCATTCCTTAGCCGTTAGTCTCCCAAAAGAATGAGATTCTTTTCCTTCAAAGTAATTTTCACCTAACTCTTGAGTTCTATTAATATAACCGATTAATCTTGTTTTTTCAGTCTCAAAATTGCGATTTCCTTTAATAAGGAACTGTTGGGCAGTTTTACTATTTCTGGGATATGGATTATCGTTAACAACACTACTTTTAACCAAAACTTTCAAAATAAATTTTATAAAGCCATTAGGTTTAGGATGAATATCGTCGTAAACCATTTCGTATGTTACATTACAATGCGCAAGCATTTGATCAACACTCATTTTACCCCAAACAGCCTTCGAATCGTAATTTAATTGATTAATACGATTTATAAAGTCATTAGAATCCTCTTTAGAAAAAATATTCTTCATAATCTAAATCTATTAAATGGAATTTTCTTCAAACAAAGATATTAAAATATAATTTATTAAGAATACTCCCTATTAACAAGTAAATTAGTGTATAAATTACAAATTACTACAAAACAAAAAACCCCATTTCGTTAGAAACAGGGTTTTTCAAAAGAAAGGCGACGACATACTCTCCCACAAAACTGCAGTACCATCTGCGCAGGCGGGCTTAACTACTCTGTTCGGGATGGGAAGAGGTGAGCCCCGCCGCAATAACCACCTTAAGGTTGTTAGTCTGAAGTCCGAGGTCATAAAGTGGCAGGTCTTTCGACTTTCGACTTTAATCTTTCGACTTAAAGACTGCCCGCGACGGGCAAATATCTTAACATACTGAGATAAAGAAAGTATTTTAGTTTTAGAAAGTTTCTCCCTCCCGATTGCTCGGGAGGAAAAGGGTGTACATAAGCTTACGGATTATTAGTACTACTCGACTATGACATTACTGCCTTTACATCTATAGCCTATCAACGTGGTCATCTTCCACGATCCTTAAAAGAAATCTCATCTTGTGGTGGGTTTCGCGCTTATATGCTTTCAGCGCTTATCCCTTCCAAACGTAGCTACTCTGCGGTGCCCCTGGCGGGACAACAGATACACTAGAGGTTTGTCCAATTCGGTCCTCTCGTACTAGAATCAGATCCACTCAAATTTCTAACGCCCACAGTAGATAGAGACCGAACTGTCTCACGACGTTCTGAACCCAGCTCGCGTGCCACTTTAATGGGCGAACAGCCCAACCCTTGGGACCTTCTCCAGCCCCAGGATGTGACGAGCCGACATCGAGGTGCCAAACCCCCCCGTCGATATGAGCTCTTGGGGGAGATCAGCCTGTTATCCCCGGCGTACCTTTTATCCTTTGAGCGATGGCCCTTCCATGCGGAACCACCGGATCACTATGCTCTACTTTCGTACCTGATCGACCTGTATGTCTCTCAGTCAAGCTCCCTTATGCCATTGCACTCTACGCACGGTTACCAAGCGTACTGAGGGAACCTTTAGAAGCCTCCGTTACTCTTTTGGAGGCGACCACCCCAGTCAAACTACCCACCAAGCAATGTCCCCCACAATATGGGGTTAGGCCTCAGATAAACAAAGGGTTGTATTTCAACAATGACTCCACAACGCCTGGCGACGCCACTTCACAGTCTCCAACCTATCCTACACATCATTTATCCAAGGTCAATACTAAGCTATAGTAAAGGTGCACAGGGTCTTTTCGTCCCACTGCGGGTAAACGGCATCTTCACCGTTACTACAATTTCACCGAGCTCATGGCTGAGACAGTGTCCAGATCGTTACACCATTCGTGCAGGTCGGAACTTACCCGACAAGGAATTTCGCTACCTTAGGACCGTTATAGTTACGGCCGCCGTTTACTGGGGCTTCAATTCAATGCTTCTCCGAAGATAACATCTCCTCTTAACCTTCCAGCACCGGGCAGGTGTCAGGCCCTATACTTCATCTTACGATTTTGCAGAGCCCTGTGTTTTTGATAAACAGTCGCCTGGACCTCTTCACTGCGGCCCCCATTGCTGGGGGCGACCTTTCTCCCGAAGTTACAGGTCTATTTTGCCTAATTCCTTAGCCATGAATCTCTCGAGCACCTTAGGATTCTCTCCTCAACTACCTGTGTCGGTTTACGGTACTGGTACTAATTACCTGAAGTTTAGAGGTTTTTCTTGGAAGCCCTTAGGCGCACTATCTCTTTGTCCGAAGACTCCGAGTACTATCGTATTTCCCCAAGACGCGTGGATTTGCCTGCGCATCTTATAGGTAGGTACTTCAACGAACTATTCCGTCAGTTCGCGGCGCTTTCATCACTCCGTCACCCCATCACAGTAATTAGTAGTACGGGAATATTAACCCGTTAGCCATCGACTGTCCCTTTCGGGTTCGCCTTAGGACCAGACTAACCCACAGCTGATTAGCATAGCTGTGGAAACCTTAGTTTTTCGGTGTGCGGGTTTCTCGCCCGCATTATCGTTACTTATGCCTACATTTTCTTTTCTAACCAGTCCAGCATACCTGACGATACACCTTCAACCCTGTTAGAATGCTCCCCTACCACTTACAGTAAACTGTAAATCCATAGCTTCGGTAATACGCTTATGCCCGATTATTATCCATGCTCGTCCGCTCGACTAGTGAGCTGTTACGCACTCTTTAAATGAATGGCTGCTTCCAAGCCAACATCCTAGCTGTCTGGGCAGACAAACCTCGTTCTTTCAACTTAGCGTATATTTGGGGACCTTAGCTGATGGTCTGGGTTCTTTCCCTCTCGGACTTGGACCTTAGCACCCAAGCCCTCACTGCTGTGAAACATTATATAGCATTCGGAGTTTGTCAGGAATTGGTAGGCGGTGAAGCCCCCGCATCCAATCAGTAGCTCTACCTCTATATAACTTTATGCACAGCGCTGCACCTAAATGCATTTCGGGGAGTACGAGCTATTTCCGAGTTTGATTGGCCTTTCACCCCTACCCACAGGTCATCCGAAGACTTTTCAACGTCAACCGGTTCGGTCCTCCACTGTGTGTTACCACAGCTTCAACCTGCCCATGGGTAGATCACACGGTTTCGCGTCTAACACTACTGACTAAAGCGCCCTATTCAGACTCGCTTTCGCTACGGATCCGTGGCTTAACCACTTAACCTTGCCAGCAACGTTAACTCGTAGGCTCATTATGCAAAAGGCACGCCGTCACCCCACGAAAGGGCTCCGACCGCTTGTAAGCGTATGGTTTCAGGATCTATTTCACTCCGTTATTCACGGTTCTTTTCACCTTTCCCTCACGGTACTGGTTCACTATCGGTCTCTCAGGAGTATTTAGCCTTAGCGGATGGTCCCGCCAAATTCAGACAGGGTTTCACGTGCCCCGCCCTACTCAGGATACCACTATCTATTACACTTGTTACCCATACGGGACTATCACCCTCTATGGTGCCGCTTTCCAGCAACTTCCGGTTCCTTGTGCATAAAATGTCGTGGTCCTACAACCCCAGCATTGCCGTAACAACACTGGTTTGGGCTAATCCGCGTTCGCTCGCCACTACTTACGGAATCACTTTTGTTTTCTTCTCCTCCGCCTACTTAGATGTTTCAGTTCAGCGGGTTTGCCCACCTATCGGTGTACTATGTCTTCAACATAGTGGGTTGCCCCATTCAGGTATCTGCGGATCAATCGGTGTGTGCCCGTCCCCGCAGCTTTTCGCAGCTTATCACGCCTTTCATCGCCTCTGAGAGCCAAGGCATCCCCCATACGCCCTTATTTTGCTTATTGTACCAATCATAAAATCAATTATGACCGTTTTTTTTGTCTTTTACAATAAATTGTAAAAAACGCTTTCTACTTTTTATTATTTTCTTATCTCAATATGTCAATGAACTTTATTTAGTCGAAGCTCAAAAGTCAAAAGTCGTCAAGTGAATCACTTTGGACTTTATAACTTTAGACTTTATGACTAAAATCGTGGAGAATAACGGAGTCGAACCGTTGACCTCCTGCGTGCAAGGCAGGCGCTCTAGCCAGCTGAGCTAATCCCCCATTTTTCAATCTTAGATTGTAGAATTCAGATTTTAGATTTCTTGAGTTCTTCTCTAATTTCCTGTGGTGAATCCCAACTTCCAGAATTTCCTTTTTTAAGCTTAACTTTAAATCTAAAATCTATAATCTTAAATCTAAATTTTAGTAGTCCCGGGCAGACTCGAACTGCCGACCCCTACATTATCAGTGTAGTACTCTAACCAGCTGAGCTACGAGACTCTGTTTTACTTAAAATTTATTATTTGAACTAACAGCAAGAGTAAAATAGCCTTGAAATCAAAACCCATAAAGCTTCTTCTTTTTTCCCCAGCGTGTGTTTCCACTAACACTAAGGCTCTAGAAAGGAGGTGTTCCAGCCGCACCTTCCGGTACGGCTACCTTGTTACGACTTAGCCCTAGTTACCAGTTTTACCCTAGGCAGCTCCTTGCGGTCACCGACTTCAGGCACCCCCAGCTTCCATGGCTTGACGGGCGGTGTGTACAAGGCCCGGGAACGTATTCACCGGATCATGGCTGATATCCGATTACTAGCGATTCCAGCTTCACGGAGTCGAGTTGCAGACTCCGATCCGAACTGTGACCGGTTTTATAGATTCGCTCCTGGTCGCCCAGTGGCTGCTCTCTGTACCGGCCATTGTAGCACGTGTGTAGCCCAAGGCGTAAGGGCCGTGATGATTTGACGTCATCCCCACCTTCCTCACAGTTTGCACTGGCAGTCTTGTTAGAGTTCCCGACTTGACTCGCTGGCAACTAACAACAGGGGTTGCGCTCGTTATAGGACTTAACCTGACACCTCACGGCACGAGCTGACGACAACCATGCAGCACCTTGTAAATTGTCTTGCGAAAGTTCTGTTTCCAAAACGGTCAATCTACATTTAAGCCTTGGTAAGGTTCCTCGCGTATCATCGAATTAAACCACATGCTCCACCGCTTGTGCGGGCCCCCGTCAATTCCTTTGAGTTTCATTCTTGCGAACGTACTCCCCAGGTGGGATACTTATCACTTTCGCTTAGCCACTGAAATTGCTTCCAACAGCTAGTATCCATCGTTTACGGCGTGGACTACCAGGGTATCTAATCCTGTTCGCTACCCACGCTTTCGTCCATCAGCGTCAATCAATTAGTAGTAACCTGCCTTCGCAATTGGTATTCCATGTAATCTCTAAGCATTTCACCGCTACACTACATATTCTAGTTACTTCCTAATAATTCAAGTCTAACAGTATCAATGGCCGTTCCACCGTTGAGCGATGGGCTTTCACCACTGACTTATTAAACCGCCTACGGACCCTTTAAACCCAATGATTCCGGATAACGCTTGGATCCTCCGTATTACCGCGGCTGCTGGCACGGAGTTAGCCGATCCTTATTCTTACGATACCGTCAAGCTGCTTCACGAAGCAGTGTTTCTTCTCGTACAAAAGCAGTTTACAATCCATAGGACCGTCATCCTGCACGCGGCATGGCTGGATCAGGCTTGCGCCCATTGTCCAATATTCCTCACTGCTGCCTCCCGTAGGAGTCTGGTCCGTGTCTCAGTACCAGTGTGGGGGATCTCCCTCTCAGGACCCCTACCCATCGTTGCCTTGGTAAGCCGTTACCTTACCAACTAGCTAATGGGACGCATGCTCATCTTTTACCGTTGTGACTTTAATAGTTCAGCCATGCGGCCGTACTATACTATGAGGTATTAATCCAAATTTCTCTGGGCTATCCCTCTGTAAAAGGTAGATTGCATACGCGTTACGCACCCGTGCGCCGGTCTCTAGCTCCGAAGAACTATACCCCTCGACTTGCATGTGTTAAGCCTGCCGCTAGCGTTCATCCTGAGCCAGGATCAAACTCTTCATCGTATATTGTTGATCTCAATTAATCAAGATCGTATTGTTATTCGAATCAGTCTCTATCGGTTCTTTTTAATCTCTCGATTATCTTACTCTTATTCTTTTGCTCTAACATCTCTGTTAAAGCGGCTGTCAATTCAATATGTCTACGAACGTGTATTTCTTTTTAGTCTCGCTTGTGTTTCAAAGCGGGTGCAAAAGTAGAAAACTTATTTCTTACTGGCAAATGTTTTTTGAAGTTTTTTTTGAGAAATTTTCATTCCCTTTTTCCTTCCCAAACCTTACCAATCTATCAATGAACTTTCCGTGTTTTGCGGGGTGCAAATGTAACATCTGTTTTCAAATCTCACAAGCTTTTTTTAATCTTTTTTGAAAATAAATTTTCCTTCCGATTGTATTTGCCTGCCAGTATTTCAGTGAACGCCCGTCGTTGTTGCGGGTGCAAAAGTAGCACCTTTATTTACATTTACAAGCCTTTTTTTTATATAATTTCAATCTTTTTTATAACTCGCTGGTATAACGTTTTTTACAACCCGAAGTTTTTTTATGGCTATCCTGCTTTTGACGGGGTTTGCCTGTTTTGGGTAGTTTGCTCGCAAAGGCGCTAAAACGCAAAGTTTGTTTTTACTGGGTTTTATGAATCGCGCAAAGGCGCAAAGTCGCCAAGTTCTGCTTTTTCCTGCTCTTTATACTAAATGTTTCTTCTCAAAACCGCTGCCTGGCCCCGATAGTCCCGAAGCTTCAGAAGGAAATCCTTTTGGTTTTTTCTTTAAAAAAGCAAAAAATTGAAACGGATAGCGGGAAATGGCTCCTGATTCAAATTATAATAAATGCGTATCAATAGTAAACCCGACAGGTTTTAAAAACCTGTCGGGTTTGGTAAAGTAATTTGCTCCTAATTATAGTAGCAAAATGTACCTTATATATAGGTAGGTTATTTTTTGTTGAGCGTTTTTGCTTTTTCTTCCCAATGATTCATTAAATCATCATAGTTAACCGGTTTTGCAGGTTTTTGATTTATTAATCTTCCGGATTCAAATGCCCTAACCAAAATTGTCTCTATTAAATAATCTTCGTTGACTTCATAAGGTTTATATTCTGTCTTTAAACTTATATCAAATAAATTCGCCGTCGTATTTGATACGAAAGCCTTGAAACCACTTTTTAAAGTTCTGATTAATTCATAGGTTGTAATTCCGGTTTGGCGATGAATTAGCTTTACAAGAATCTGACCTTGCTTTCTGGAGAGCTTTTTAAGTCTTTCTTCGAATTCATTATTAAGGTAGTCTTCTACAATTTTGAAATATTTCTTTTTTTCACGATTGGTTTTTAAACGTGCCATACCCTGATTTAAAGCTGTCAATCTATCTGATGCTAATTTTGCATACGGATAGGTTTTATAAACCCTGTTTTGAAGAATCAAAAATTGCTTTTGCGTTTCGGGATCCAGCTTTTCTTTAGATATAATAATCTCAGGCAACTCGATTGTATCATTGAGGATAGAATCCTGTTCGGTTAATTTATAACCCATTTCCTGATTTTCTTTGGGAGTAACCTGGGCTTGACTTGTGAAAGAAATCAATATAAAAAATAAAACAAAGCTTGTAAATCTCATAGAGTCATAATTTAAATGTAAAATTATATATTTATACACAACTCTAATACCAAATTTATAAATTAGCGCAAAAATATTTTTATGAGCACAAAATCTATCTTAAAAGATACCTCTATTACTTTTCTTGAAAGCTACCTAAATAATGCCTCTCCTACCGGTTACGAAAGTGAAGGTCAAAAACTTTGGATGAATTATCTAAAACCTTATGTTGATACTTTTATTACGGATACTTACGGAACGGCTGTTGGAGTGATTAATCCGGATGCTCCTTTTAAGGTGGTGATTGAAGGACATGCTGACGAAATTTCGTGGTATGTAAATTATATTACTGATGATGGCTTATTATATGTTATTCGCAATGGTGGTTCTGATCATCAGATTGCGCCTTCTAAAAGGGTTCATATTCATACTAAAAAAGGGATTGTAAAAGGTGTTTTTGGATGGCCGGCAATTCATACCAGATTACGTGATAAGGAGGAATCTCCAAAACTTAGCAATATTTTTATCGATTTGGGCTGCGAAACTAAAGAACAAGTCGAAGCAATGGGCGTTCATGTTGGATGTGTGATTACATATCCTGATGAATTTATGATTTTGAACGAGAATAAATTTGTCTGCCGCGCAATCGATAACAGAATGGGCGGTTTTATGATTGCAGAAGTTGCCCGTTTATTACATGAAAACAAAAAAACGCTTCCGTTTGGATTATATATTGTAAACTCAGTTCAGGAAGAAATTGGTTTACGTGGCGCAGAAATGATTGCACAAACGATTAAACCAAATGTCGCCATTGTTACAGATGTTTGCCACGACACCACTACTCCAATGATAGACAAAAAAGTAGAAGGTGATCTTAAAATGGGACGAGGCCCGGTTATCGCTTATGCGCCTGCTGTTCAAAATAAATTACGTGATTTAATTGTAGATACTGCCATAGAAAATGAAATTCCATTTCAGCGTCACGCAAGTTCAAGAGCTACAGGAACTGATACTGATGCTTTTGCTTATAGTAATGGCGGCGTAGCATCGGCACTGATTTCTTTGCCACTGCGTTACATGCATACCACTGTAGAAATGGTACATAAGGAAGATGTAGAAAATGTGATTCAGTTGATTTATGAGTCATTATTGAAAATTGAAAACAATGAAACTTTTTCTTATTTTAAATAAGAAATAATTTAAAACGTCGGTTCAGCTATTTATTAGCCGAACCGACAAATAAAAAACAGCATGAAAATTTTACTACTCGAAGACGATTTTACTTTATCTAAAGAAATCTCAACATTCTTTACCTTAAAAGAATTCGAGTGTATTCCTTATTATGATGGTTCATTATTATTGAAAAAATACTTTCCTTATGAGTATGATTTAATCATTCTTGATATAAATGTTCCCGGTATAAACGGAATTGAGGTTTGCAAAGGCATTCGTGAAGTCGACAAAAAGACTCCTATTATTATGTTAACCGCTTTTAGTGAGATTGAAGATAAATTAGCTTCTTTTGATAATGGTGCCGATGATTATTTGGTTAAGCCTTTTCATTTTGAAGAATTGTATGCCCGAATTTCATCTCTTTTAAGACGAAAAGAAATTCCGCAGCAAACAGACAACAAAATTGTTCTTGAGGATTTAGAAATTCTGGAGGATGAAATGAAAGTATTTCGCTCTGGTGAAGAAATCAAATTAACACCAAAAGAGTTTAAACTCATTTTAATTTTAGCTCACGCCAAAGGAAAAGTATTGTCTAAACAATTTATTGCCGAAAAACTTTGGGATTATCATATAGAAACCAATCAAAATACAATAGAGGTTTATATTAATTTTTTAAGAAAGAAAATTGATAAAGACCATGAAACAAAATTAATTCGAACAAAAATTGGTTACGGATATTATTTAAGCGATCAGGAATGACATTAAAAAATCGAATATCACTTTTAGTAAGTTTATTATTTACAATCCTTTTTGGGTTGGCTTCGACATTGATATTTGTTTTATACTCGAATTTTAGAAAAGAAGAATTCCGGGATCGGTTAGAAATTAAGGCACTTTCAAATATAAAGCTTTTAGTAAATGTAAAAGAAGTCGATGATGAGCTTTTAAAAGTGATTGATCAAAATTCGATTAATAAATTGTATGATGAGAAAACATTGGTTTTTGATTCTCATTACAAACTTATTTATAGCAGTATTGATGATGCTAAAGTTAACTGGTCGATTGATGATTTAAAATATTTAAAGAAAAACAAAACCTTCTTTAAACAACAAGGCGATTATGAAGTTTATGGTGTTTTTTATGATACTAAAGACAAAGATTTTTATGCCCTTATATCTGCTACAGATAATTATGGTAAACGAAAATTGCTTTTTCTTAGATATACTTTAATTATATCGTATATCTTTTTTACCTGTATTTGCTGGGTTCTAACTTCATTTATGGTAAAAAAAGCAATGAACCCTTTAAATGTATTTCATCAAAAAATTAAAAATATAAACGAGAATAATCTAGACACTCGTATTGCATCCAAAAGCAATAAAAATGAAATTGACCTAATTGCAAATGAATTCAATTTTATGATGGATCGTATCGAAATCTCCTATCAAAAACAAAAAGAATTTACTGCACACGCTTCACACGAACTTAGAACTCCCCTATCGCGAATTACTTCTCAAATTGAGAATACAATCAACGATCCTGCAACATCTATAAAAGGCAAAAGCTTTTTAAAAACGATTTTATCTGATGTAAATCAATTAACAGAATTGATTAATTCACTATTGATCCTGTCTAAAATTGACAATAAAAATCAGGAGAATCATGAAGTTCAAAGAATGGATGAAATTTTATTTTCTGCTATTGAGAGTTTAAATAAAAGTTTTCCTGATTTTGTTATTCTTTTTGAAATGGAAGAAAATGAAAATCTGGATACAGCTTTAGAAATAAAAGGAAATAAAAACCTGCTTGAAATTGCAATAAGCAATGTTTTAAAAAATGCCTGCGTTTACTCTGATAATAAACAAGCTAATGTAAAAATCAGTACTGAAAACGACAATCTTGTTATTTTAATTTCTAACACAGGAAGGACACTAACTGAAAACGAGCAAAAAAATCTATTTCAGCCATTTATGCGTGGCAAAAATTCAAAAGGAACTTCTGGCTTTGGGCTTGGTTTACGTATTGTTCAGCGTATTCTTAATCTTCATAACGCATCTATAACTTACAGTATTCCAGATATTAACACGAATTTATTTCGGTTATTTTTTCATTCGTAATTATTTTTAAGCTAATTTTAAGGTAGATTTTAAGGTGTCTTAAAGTCTGCTGATAGCATATTTGTACAAATTAAAATTGATACAATGAAAAAACTATATGCATTATTGTTACTTGCATTATTCAATCAGGTAATTATGGCACAAAAAACAGTTACACTTCAAGACTGTGAAAGCCAATTTCTTAGTAAAAATCTTTTTTTGTTGGCATCTCAATATAATATAGATGCTTCAAAAGCATTAACGATTCAAGCCAGAATTTGGGATAATCCCACAATTACTGCCGAATTAAATGCTTATAATCCTGAAAGAAATCAATATTTTGATATTGGAAAAGAAGGACAAAAAGCATTTGGTGTTGAACAGCTTATTTATTTAGGCGGGAAAAAACGCAATGAAATAAAGCTCGCGCAAACCAATGAAAAACTGGCTGAATTACAGTTTAATGATCTTTTAAGGACACTGAAACTTCAATTGCGCAAAAGTTTTTATACTGTTTATTACAATACAAAAAGCCTTGAAACGACAGATAACCAACTTACTCATATCGAAGATTTAATCAATTCATATACCGTTCAGGTACAAAAAGGAAATCTTCCGCTAAGAGATCTTGTGCGCTTGCAATCGCTTTATCTGAA
It contains:
- a CDS encoding DUF4294 domain-containing protein, which gives rise to MRFTSFVLFFILISFTSQAQVTPKENQEMGYKLTEQDSILNDTIELPEIIISKEKLDPETQKQFLILQNRVYKTYPYAKLASDRLTALNQGMARLKTNREKKKYFKIVEDYLNNEFEERLKKLSRKQGQILVKLIHRQTGITTYELIRTLKSGFKAFVSNTTANLFDISLKTEYKPYEVNEDYLIETILVRAFESGRLINQKPAKPVNYDDLMNHWEEKAKTLNKK
- a CDS encoding sensor histidine kinase translates to MTLKNRISLLVSLLFTILFGLASTLIFVLYSNFRKEEFRDRLEIKALSNIKLLVNVKEVDDELLKVIDQNSINKLYDEKTLVFDSHYKLIYSSIDDAKVNWSIDDLKYLKKNKTFFKQQGDYEVYGVFYDTKDKDFYALISATDNYGKRKLLFLRYTLIISYIFFTCICWVLTSFMVKKAMNPLNVFHQKIKNINENNLDTRIASKSNKNEIDLIANEFNFMMDRIEISYQKQKEFTAHASHELRTPLSRITSQIENTINDPATSIKGKSFLKTILSDVNQLTELINSLLILSKIDNKNQENHEVQRMDEILFSAIESLNKSFPDFVILFEMEENENLDTALEIKGNKNLLEIAISNVLKNACVYSDNKQANVKISTENDNLVILISNTGRTLTENEQKNLFQPFMRGKNSKGTSGFGLGLRIVQRILNLHNASITYSIPDINTNLFRLFFHS
- a CDS encoding M42 family metallopeptidase, which codes for MSTKSILKDTSITFLESYLNNASPTGYESEGQKLWMNYLKPYVDTFITDTYGTAVGVINPDAPFKVVIEGHADEISWYVNYITDDGLLYVIRNGGSDHQIAPSKRVHIHTKKGIVKGVFGWPAIHTRLRDKEESPKLSNIFIDLGCETKEQVEAMGVHVGCVITYPDEFMILNENKFVCRAIDNRMGGFMIAEVARLLHENKKTLPFGLYIVNSVQEEIGLRGAEMIAQTIKPNVAIVTDVCHDTTTPMIDKKVEGDLKMGRGPVIAYAPAVQNKLRDLIVDTAIENEIPFQRHASSRATGTDTDAFAYSNGGVASALISLPLRYMHTTVEMVHKEDVENVIQLIYESLLKIENNETFSYFK
- a CDS encoding response regulator transcription factor gives rise to the protein MKILLLEDDFTLSKEISTFFTLKEFECIPYYDGSLLLKKYFPYEYDLIILDINVPGINGIEVCKGIREVDKKTPIIMLTAFSEIEDKLASFDNGADDYLVKPFHFEELYARISSLLRRKEIPQQTDNKIVLEDLEILEDEMKVFRSGEEIKLTPKEFKLILILAHAKGKVLSKQFIAEKLWDYHIETNQNTIEVYINFLRKKIDKDHETKLIRTKIGYGYYLSDQE
- a CDS encoding DUF1569 domain-containing protein translates to MKNIFSKEDSNDFINRINQLNYDSKAVWGKMSVDQMLAHCNVTYEMVYDDIHPKPNGFIKFILKVLVKSSVVNDNPYPRNSKTAQQFLIKGNRNFETEKTRLIGYINRTQELGENYFEGKESHSFGRLTAKEWNNMFAKHLDHHLSQFGV